Proteins encoded within one genomic window of Oryza glaberrima chromosome 12, OglaRS2, whole genome shotgun sequence:
- the LOC127758112 gene encoding O-fucosyltransferase 10-like: protein MSVALYARGGGVGCGAKAAAAARRPGRGGGGGRRRAAAVLLLLLALAYVAGLLVFVLAGVGGVGGRVEVGREVGVMTVASLRRRRAAAAAAAQPGSVYRSHLVFERLWPDIRDDASSASAAASSLSSTSWRRSMLMTSHYQNPGELWMPCVNRKLIRPELPPSNGYLMIEANGGLNQQRLSICDAVAVASLLNATLVIPAFHFNSVWRDHSKFGDIFDEDHFIETLKQHVRVVKELPVDVLTRFDHNISSIPNMRTKAYSSPNHYMQKVLPELLELGAVRIAPFSNRLAQSVPSNLQALRCFVNYQALRFAGPIRVLAEDMVERMVKRSTLTGGKFVSVHLRFEEDMVAFSCCTYDGGLKEKTEMENARERSWRGKFHRHGRVINPEANRRDGKCPLTPLEVGMMLRGMGFDNTTSLYVASGKIYNAEKYMAPLRQMFPLLATKDTLALPEELAEFEGHSSRLAALDYSVCLPSEVFVTTQGGNFPHFLMGHRRYLFGGNAKTIKPDKRKLVLSFDDPNIRWNRFKRHMQDILHHSDMRGTALRKPNDSIYTFPMPECMCQQDGMM, encoded by the exons ATGTCGGTGGCGCTGTACGCGCGTGGGGGTGGCGTTGGCTgcggcgcgaaggcggcggcagcagcgcggcgcccggggcgcggcggcggtggtgggcggaggcgcgccgcggccgtgctgctgctgctgctcgcgctGGCGTACGTGGCGGGGCTGCTCGTGTTCGTGCTTGCGGGAGTCGGTGGTGTCGGAGGGCGCGTGGAGGTGGGGCGAGAGGTGGGGGTGATGACGGTGGCCTCGCtccggaggcggcgcgccgcggcagcggcggcggcgcagcctgGGTCGGTGTACCGAAGCCACCTCGTGTTCGAGCGGCTCTGGCCGGACATCCGCGACGACgccagctccgcctccgccgccgcctcgtcgctgTCCTCCACTTCTTGGCGTCGCAGCATG TTGATGACATCGCACTATCAGAATCCTGGGGAGCTATGGATGCCTTGTGTCAACAGGAAGCTGATTCGACCAG AGTTGCCACCTTCAAATGGTTATCTCATGATCGAAGCGAATGGTGGTCTGAATCAACAGCGTCTTTCG ATCTGTGATGCAGTTGCTGTGGCAAGTTTGCTTAATGCAACTCTTGTGATCCCAGCATTTCATTTTAATAGTGTTTGGCGTGATCATAG CAAATTTGGTGACATCTTTGACGAAGACCATTTTATTGAGACACTCAAACAACATGTTAGAGTTGTGAAGGAATTACCTGTAGATGTTTTGACGCGCTTCGATCATAATATCAGCAGCATACCAAATATGAGAACTAAGGCCTATTCATCTCCAAATCACTATATGCAGAAGGTGCTTCCGGAATTGCTGGAGTTAGG GGCTGTGCGAATTGCCCCATTCTCAAATAGACTGGCACAATCAGTTCCATCAAATCTCCAGGCCTTGAGATGTTTTGTTAACTACCAAGCGTTGAGATTTGCTGGGCCAATAAGAGTTCTTGCAGAGGATATGGTTGAAAGGATGGTAAAAAGGAGTACTTTGACTGGTGGGAAGTTTGTATCAGTACATCTTCGCTTCGAAGAG GATATGGTAGCTTTTTCATGCTGTACATATGATGGTGGCTTGAAGGAGAAAACTGAAATGGAAAATGCTCGCGAAAGAAGCTGGAGAGGAAAGTTTCATCGGCATGGTCGAGTGATCAATCCTGAGGCAAACAGAAGAGATGGAAAATGTCCTCTTACTCCTCTAGAG GTTGGTATGATGCTACGGGGCATGGGATTTGACAATACCACCTCCCTCTATGTTGCTTCTGGTAAAATATACAATGCTGAAAAATACATGGCACCGCTTCGACAGATGTTCCCTCTTTTGGCAACAAAGGATACTCTTGCTTTGCCTGAAGAGCTTGCGGAGTTTGAG GGGCACTCATCTCGATTAGCGGCATTAGATTACTCGGTCTGTCTTCCGAGTGAAGTCTTTGTGACAACTCAAGGTGGGAACTTCCCTCACTTTCTGATGGGGCACAGGCGCTACCTGTTTGGCGGGAATGCAAAGACAATAAAGCCAGACAAACGGAAGCTGGTCTTATCTTTCGATGATCCGAATATCAG ATGGAATCGGTTCAAGCGCCACATGCAGGATATACTACACCATAGTGACATGAGGGGTACTGCATTGAGGAAACCCAATGATTCCATATACACCTTCCCAATGCCTGAATGTATGTGCCAGCAAGATGGGATGATGTAG
- the LOC127757840 gene encoding dirigent protein 22-like has translation MAAMPISRRIQLVLVVAAVVAVHAAAETAATTHIKVYWHDVVSGPSPTAVQVARAATTNSSASFFGAVVVIDDPLTSGPDLNASSPVGRAQGTYVSAGKDTVALLMNMNFVFQSGRYNGSTVAIMGRNEVFAAVREMAVVGGTGVFRWARGYAQARTHTLDMKTGDATVEYNLYINH, from the coding sequence ATGGCCGCCATGCCCATCTCGCGACGCATCCAGCTCGtccttgtcgtcgccgccgtggttgCAGTccatgcggcggcggagacggcggcgacgacgcacaTCAAGGTGTACTGGCACGACGTGGTGAGCGGGCCGAGCCCGACGGCGGTGCAggtggcgagggcggcgacgaccaACTCGTCGGCGAGCTTCTTCGGCGCCGTGGTGGTGATCGACGACCCGCTGACGTCGGGCCCCGACCTGAACGCCTCGTCGCCGGTGGGCCGCGCCCAGGGCACCTACGTCAGCGCCGGCAAGGACACGGTGGCGCTGCTCATGAACATGAACTTCGTCTTCCAGTCCGGCAGGTACAACGGCAGCACCGTCGCCATCATGGGCCGCAACGAGGtcttcgccgccgtccgcgagatggccgtcgtcggcggcaccGGCGTCTTCCGGTGGGCCCGCGGCTACGCCCAGGCCCGGACCCACACCCTCGACATGAAGACCGGCGACGCCACCGTTGAGTACAACCTCTACATCAACCACTGA
- the LOC127757839 gene encoding protein-tyrosine-phosphatase PTP1-like: protein MAAARFAGVPRRAAQSSSSSSQAPLDEPPPPALTPEQVGLCREALEYFEGMCGRPEAMSDEFRRLQDTRHELMRSSNEARNAANREKNRYIDVIPFDTTRVRLKRSTTSQTSSNDYINASFIKVTEDNRVAKFISTQGPLAKTFDDFWEMVYEYQCPVIVMLTQFDSLKCDEYLPLRKQREAYGKYNVKITNAKRDSHQLWLRDVMVQCNESSRVHSVRHIEYPDWPDHGVPTNTDAVRQIRKWLQNTPMEHPIVVHCSAGIGRTGAYITIHSTIERLLLGDKSSYHLDETVKTLRTQRVGMVQTEKQYMFCYRAIADELKDLLESNR, encoded by the exons atggccgccgcccgcTTCGCCGGTGTCCCTCGCCGCGCGgcgcagtcgtcgtcgtcgtcgtcccaggCGCCCCTCGacgagccgcctccgccggcgctgACGCCCGAGCAGGTCGGTCTATGCAGGGAGGCGCTCGAGTACTTCGAGGGGATGTGTGGCCGGCCGGAAGCCATGTCCGACGAGTTCAGGAGACTCCAG GACACGAGACACGAGCTGATGAGAAGTTCTAATGAAGCTCGTAATGCTGCAAATAGGGAGAAAAACCGCTATATTGATGTCATACCAT TTGATACTACCAGGGTAAGGCTAAAACGATCAACCACCAGTCAGACTTCAAGCAATGATTATATCAATGCAAGCTTTataaag GTCACTGAGGACAACAGAGTTGCAAAATTTATTTCCACTCAAGGTCCACTAGCCAAGACATTTGATGATTTCTGGGAAATGGTCTATGAATATCAATGTCCTGTTATTGTTATGCTCACACAATTCGACAGTCTGAAG TGTGATGAATATCTTCCATTACGCAAGCAACGTGAAGCGTATGGAAAGTACAATGTTAAGATTACAAATGCCAAAAGAGATAGCCATCAGTTATGGTTGCGTGATGTGATGGTGCAATGCAACGAG TCAAGCAGGGTTCATTCTGTACGCCATATAGAATATCCTGATTGGCCTGATCATGGAGTTCCAACTAATACTGATGCTGTAAGACAAATTCGAAAATGGTTACAAAATACTCCGATGGAGCATCCTATAGTTGTACACTGCAG TGCGGGCATTGGAAGAACTGGTGCTTACATAACTATCCATAGTACAATTGAGAGACTTCTCCTTGGTGACAAAAGCTCATATCATCTTGATGAAACTGTCAAAACTTTGAGAACCCAACGAGTTGGAATGGTCCAAACTGAG AAACAATACATGTTCTGCTATCGTGCAATTGCTGATGAGCTGAAAGATCTTTTGGAGTCTAACCGCTGA